The following coding sequences are from one Shewanella violacea DSS12 window:
- a CDS encoding 3-methylcrotonoyl-CoA carboxylase subunit alpha — MTHVINAIESPFDGLVSAFFFEPGELVTDGTILVEVEPAASEEKAEGKA, encoded by the coding sequence ATGACTCATGTAATAAACGCCATAGAATCACCCTTTGATGGTCTAGTTAGTGCGTTCTTCTTCGAGCCAGGCGAGCTAGTCACAGATGGCACCATATTAGTAGAAGTCGAACCAGCTGCCTCAGAAGAAAAAGCTGAAGGGAAAGCATGA
- a CDS encoding 3-methylcrotonoyl-CoA carboxylase subunit alpha: MTHVIDAIESPFDGLVSAFFFEPGELVTDGTILVEVEPAASEEKAEGNEDKK; encoded by the coding sequence ATGACTCATGTAATAGACGCCATAGAATCACCCTTTGATGGTCTAGTGTCAGCCTTCTTCTTCGAACCCGGCGAGCTAGTCACAGACGGCACTATATTAGTAGAAGTCGAGCCTGCTGCCTCAGAAGAAAAAGCTGAAGGAAACGAGGATAAGAAATAA
- a CDS encoding 3-methylcrotonoyl-CoA carboxylase subunit alpha: protein MTHVIDAIESPFDGLVSAFFFEPGELVTDGTILVEVEPLEPTETEGKA, encoded by the coding sequence ATGACTCATGTAATAGACGCCATAGAATCACCCTTTGATGGTCTAGTATCAGCCTTCTTCTTCGAACCCGGCGAGCTAGTCACAGACGGCACTATATTAGTAGAAGTCGAGCCCCTAGAGCCTACTGAGACTGAAGGGAAAGCATGA